Proteins found in one Deltaproteobacteria bacterium IMCC39524 genomic segment:
- a CDS encoding deoxyguanosinetriphosphate triphosphohydrolase, with protein sequence MERPDLAGYAAQSETSLGRRYPEVYKDDRPAYERDRDRIIHCAAFRRLEYKTQVFVNHEGDYYRTRLTHSLEVAQIGRGIARRLKLNEDLVETLALAHDLGHTPFGHTGEDVLNRLMSPYGGFEHNRQSLRVVENLEERYPDFNGLNLSWEAREGIIKHSSDYDLPDGSGYEEYRPDLRPTLEAQIIDLADEIAYNNHDIDDGLKARYLTPEALMKVDLWADIYARVKEKYPSLPEDRQILQTISHLIGHLIMDLVDQTRKNISEAGITTQEAVRTHSGNLVMFSSETAARNRELKRFLYKNLYRHYKVERMRIKAERFLTMLFENYLQNPTLLPSSYQDKYERYGRERVVCDYIAGMTDRYALDEYKRLFDPYERV encoded by the coding sequence ATGGAAAGACCGGACCTGGCAGGTTATGCCGCGCAAAGTGAAACCTCACTTGGACGAAGATACCCTGAGGTCTATAAGGATGATCGGCCGGCTTATGAACGCGATCGTGATCGCATCATCCATTGTGCCGCCTTCAGGCGTCTGGAATATAAAACTCAGGTTTTTGTTAACCATGAAGGGGATTATTACCGAACTCGCCTGACTCATTCGTTGGAAGTCGCCCAGATCGGCCGAGGTATTGCCCGGCGCTTGAAACTCAACGAAGACCTGGTGGAGACCCTGGCCCTGGCTCATGACCTTGGTCATACACCTTTCGGCCATACCGGCGAAGATGTATTGAATCGCCTGATGTCTCCCTACGGTGGCTTCGAACACAATCGTCAGTCGTTACGGGTCGTTGAGAACCTTGAAGAGCGCTACCCTGATTTTAACGGTTTAAACCTGAGCTGGGAGGCCCGCGAAGGGATCATCAAACACTCCTCTGACTACGATCTCCCTGATGGCTCGGGCTACGAGGAGTATCGACCGGACTTAAGACCCACACTGGAAGCCCAGATCATCGATCTGGCCGACGAAATTGCTTACAATAATCATGACATTGATGATGGCCTCAAGGCTCGTTACCTGACGCCTGAGGCCTTGATGAAGGTTGATCTCTGGGCTGACATATATGCCAGAGTGAAAGAGAAATATCCTTCTCTACCTGAAGATCGTCAGATCCTGCAAACGATCAGTCATTTGATCGGCCATCTGATCATGGACCTCGTAGATCAGACCAGGAAGAATATTTCAGAGGCGGGGATAACCACTCAGGAAGCGGTGCGTACACATTCTGGAAATCTGGTGATGTTCAGCAGCGAGACAGCGGCGCGTAACCGTGAATTGAAAAGGTTTCTCTATAAAAACCTCTACAGACATTACAAGGTGGAACGGATGCGCATCAAGGCGGAGCGCTTCCTGACCATGCTTTTTGAGAACTACTTGCAGAACCCGACACTCTTGCCGTCGAGCTACCAGGACAAGTATGAGCGGTATGGACGGGAGCGAGTTGTCTGTGACTATATTGCCGGAATGACCGATCGTTATGCTCTGGACGAATACAAACGCCTCTTTGACCCTTACGAAAGGGTCTGA
- the rsmD gene encoding 16S rRNA (guanine(966)-N(2))-methyltransferase RsmD — translation MRVIAGTSRGRRLTMFEGRDVRPTPDRVREALFSILQSKLGSFSGIKVLDLFAGSGALAIEALSRGAASACLVEKDRAAELVLRKNLNLCKLEKKTTLYIKDALRSLHEFTAASFDLIFLDPPYFQGLAEQALLEIEKQGILSNDGIICAETGSREILPESVGNLQRIDQRRYGTIMINFYAHRLMRECDE, via the coding sequence ATGAGGGTTATTGCCGGAACTTCACGCGGCAGACGATTAACAATGTTCGAAGGCCGTGATGTGCGCCCTACACCAGACCGGGTACGTGAAGCCCTTTTCAGCATTCTGCAGAGTAAATTAGGAAGTTTTTCCGGCATTAAAGTCCTGGACCTCTTCGCAGGCTCGGGGGCATTGGCAATAGAAGCTCTCAGTCGCGGCGCTGCCTCGGCATGTCTGGTCGAAAAGGATCGTGCCGCAGAACTGGTTCTTCGAAAGAATCTAAATCTCTGCAAACTGGAAAAAAAGACAACTCTGTACATCAAGGACGCGCTACGCAGTCTGCATGAATTCACTGCAGCTTCATTTGACTTGATTTTTCTCGACCCCCCCTACTTTCAAGGGTTGGCAGAGCAGGCATTGTTAGAGATTGAGAAGCAGGGTATCCTCAGCAATGACGGCATTATTTGCGCTGAGACGGGTTCCAGAGAAATCTTGCCGGAGAGCGTCGGCAACCTCCAACGAATCGATCAACGCCGTTACGGCACAATTATGATAAACTTTTATGCTCATAGACTGATGAGGGAATGTGATGAATGA
- the coaD gene encoding pantetheine-phosphate adenylyltransferase translates to MNEKIAVYPGSFDPITYGHLDIIERGLDVFDKIIIAVARNSGKKGLFSTEERIRHIREALGDNPRVKVDTFEGLLVDYVVSKGAKVILRGLRAVSDFEYEFQIAQMNHNLKSEVETVFMMTSVPYGYLSSSIVKEVASLKGPVESLVPPVVRKALAEKFS, encoded by the coding sequence ATGAATGAGAAAATAGCCGTATATCCAGGCTCTTTTGACCCAATTACTTACGGCCACCTCGATATCATAGAACGAGGACTGGACGTTTTCGATAAGATAATTATTGCCGTAGCCCGCAATTCAGGCAAAAAGGGACTCTTCTCCACCGAAGAACGCATCAGACACATCAGGGAGGCGCTTGGTGATAATCCACGCGTCAAAGTCGATACCTTTGAAGGACTGTTGGTTGATTATGTGGTTTCCAAAGGGGCTAAAGTGATTCTGCGAGGTTTGCGAGCCGTGTCTGACTTCGAATACGAATTCCAGATAGCCCAGATGAATCACAACCTGAAAAGTGAAGTGGAAACAGTTTTTATGATGACATCTGTACCATACGGATACCTTAGTTCATCGATTGTCAAAGAAGTCGCCAGTCTGAAAGGTCCTGTTGAGAGCCTGGTCCCGCCCGTTGTCAGGAAAGCTTTGGCAGAGAAGTTTAGTTGA
- a CDS encoding DUF1858 domain-containing protein codes for MITREMIISDIISSYPQTIEVFRSFGLDCMECQIADYEEVEHGAGVHNVDIVKLLKALNDVIKRK; via the coding sequence ATGATTACACGTGAAATGATTATTTCCGACATTATCTCAAGTTATCCTCAGACAATTGAGGTCTTTCGTTCTTTTGGTTTGGATTGCATGGAATGCCAGATCGCTGATTACGAGGAGGTTGAGCATGGTGCGGGGGTCCACAATGTGGACATTGTTAAGCTTCTCAAGGCACTGAACGATGTGATTAAACGTAAGTAA
- a CDS encoding creatininase family protein, producing MIIEELTSQAFLEGLTKTETVLVPVGATEGHGAHLPLGTDSFQALDVCRRLAERRSLFVAPPIPYGVCRSTSQHPGTLSIRTETLKSLLMDVVEALYRQNLRNFVVLSGHAGGTHNAVLIDAGECLLSRLPEAKIAVVTEYDLAAEEGKGLIETVGDSHAGEIEASRILATRPHLVKEGAVEAYPAFPKHILVRNKRAYWPSAVWGDPSKASAEKGRKIEEVVVDALERLVVELEEFVEPAGC from the coding sequence ATGATTATTGAAGAGCTAACCTCTCAGGCCTTTCTGGAGGGCCTGACAAAAACCGAGACGGTCTTGGTCCCGGTTGGTGCTACAGAAGGGCATGGAGCGCATCTTCCGCTGGGTACAGATAGTTTCCAGGCGCTTGATGTCTGTCGACGCCTGGCTGAGCGGCGCTCTCTTTTTGTTGCTCCGCCAATCCCTTATGGAGTCTGTCGCTCTACATCCCAGCACCCGGGAACCTTGAGCATCCGCACTGAAACCCTGAAGAGTTTACTGATGGATGTCGTAGAAGCTCTCTATCGACAGAACTTGCGTAATTTTGTTGTTCTTTCAGGGCATGCCGGCGGGACCCACAATGCCGTCCTTATTGATGCCGGGGAATGTTTGCTGTCACGACTTCCCGAAGCGAAAATTGCCGTGGTCACCGAGTATGATCTGGCTGCAGAGGAGGGGAAGGGGTTGATCGAAACGGTCGGAGATTCACATGCTGGTGAGATTGAGGCTTCAAGAATCCTCGCCACAAGACCTCACCTGGTTAAAGAAGGAGCCGTTGAGGCCTATCCTGCCTTTCCAAAGCATATTTTGGTGCGCAACAAGCGGGCTTATTGGCCAAGCGCTGTTTGGGGAGACCCGAGTAAGGCGAGCGCGGAGAAGGGCCGGAAGATTGAAGAAGTCGTTGTGGATGCCTTGGAACGGTTGGTCGTTGAATTGGAAGAATTTGTTGAGCCTGCCGGTTGTTGA